A portion of the Syntrophales bacterium genome contains these proteins:
- a CDS encoding thioredoxin family protein: MEIKILGPGCVSCEKVEKLVREAVAEAGIAADIEKVADVMKIVKYGVFG, translated from the coding sequence ATGGAAATAAAAATATTGGGACCAGGATGCGTTAGTTGTGAAAAGGTTGAAAAGCTCGTCAGGGAGGCGGTTGCCGAGGCCGGCATTGCGGCGGATATAGAAAAGGTTGCCGACGTCATGAAGATTGTCAAATACGGTGTTTTCGGC
- a CDS encoding permease: MKERTKLLIIVAGFLAAYFIPWNHEVIRRSGLEAFMMLQDYARQHVLTCLIPAFFIAGAIAVFISQASVLKYFGAQASKFLSYSVASVSGTVLAVCSCTVLPLFAGIYMRGAGIGPATAFLYSGPAINVLAIVLTSKVLGWQLGLARAIGAVVFSVVTGLLMAFIFRKDDANRMAGKIYLPDEDGKTRKLWQDALYLLTMVLILIFASFARPSADDTGIWQILFAAKWYVTATLLIVLALILKAWFFKGELTSWVESSWGFMKQILPLLLGGVLVAGFLLGRPGYQALIPESVIAGLVGGNSLWANLFAAVSGALMYFATLTEVPILQGLLGAGMGKGPALSLLLAGPALSLPAMLTLTGIMGWKKTLTYCAIVVVLSTTAGMIYGTFIA, translated from the coding sequence ATGAAAGAACGAACAAAACTATTGATCATCGTGGCCGGTTTTCTGGCGGCCTATTTCATTCCGTGGAATCATGAGGTAATCCGCCGGTCAGGTCTGGAGGCCTTCATGATGCTCCAGGATTACGCCCGTCAGCATGTCCTGACCTGCCTTATCCCCGCTTTTTTTATCGCCGGGGCGATCGCGGTCTTCATTTCCCAGGCCTCGGTACTGAAGTACTTCGGCGCCCAGGCCAGCAAGTTCCTCTCCTATTCGGTCGCCTCGGTTTCGGGGACGGTTCTGGCCGTCTGTTCCTGCACGGTGCTGCCGCTTTTCGCGGGAATCTACATGCGAGGGGCGGGGATCGGCCCCGCTACGGCCTTTCTTTATTCGGGACCGGCAATCAACGTCCTGGCGATTGTCCTGACGTCGAAGGTGCTGGGCTGGCAGTTGGGTCTTGCCCGGGCGATTGGCGCGGTTGTTTTTTCCGTCGTTACTGGTCTTTTGATGGCGTTCATTTTCCGAAAGGATGACGCGAACCGGATGGCTGGGAAGATCTACCTTCCGGACGAGGACGGAAAAACTCGCAAGCTCTGGCAGGATGCCCTCTATTTGCTGACGATGGTGCTGATCCTTATCTTTGCTTCCTTCGCAAGGCCTTCGGCCGATGATACGGGTATCTGGCAAATTCTCTTCGCTGCCAAGTGGTATGTGACAGCGACGCTGCTGATCGTTCTTGCCCTCATCCTGAAGGCATGGTTCTTCAAGGGCGAATTGACCTCCTGGGTCGAGTCAAGCTGGGGCTTCATGAAGCAGATACTGCCGCTCCTCCTGGGCGGGGTTCTTGTGGCGGGTTTTCTCCTTGGTCGTCCCGGCTACCAGGCCCTGATCCCGGAGTCGGTCATTGCCGGTCTGGTTGGCGGCAACTCCCTCTGGGCGAATCTTTTCGCCGCGGTTTCGGGGGCGCTCATGTATTTTGCGACGCTGACGGAGGTGCCGATCCTCCAGGGGCTGCTCGGCGCCGGGATGGGAAAGGGGCCCGCTCTCTCTCTGCTTCTGGCAGGACCGGCTTTGTCGCTACCCGCAATGCTGACGCTGACGGGGATTATGGGCTGGAAAAAGACCCTTACCTACTGCGCCATCGTTGTGGTCCTGTCCACTACAGCAGGGATGATTTACGGCACTTTCATCGCATAA
- a CDS encoding metalloregulator ArsR/SmtB family transcription factor, which translates to MEEFIKVMKALSDPNRVKLLKLLQKREMCVCEIQAALGIAQPTVSKHLKILEVTGLVVREKKGLWANYSLSDGSRSPYAASLLGNLRHWLEDDPKIIDLFARSEGLCRSELCRIRE; encoded by the coding sequence ATGGAAGAATTTATCAAGGTCATGAAAGCGCTTTCCGATCCCAATCGGGTGAAGCTGCTGAAGCTGCTTCAGAAGCGGGAGATGTGCGTTTGCGAAATCCAGGCGGCCCTCGGGATTGCCCAGCCTACCGTTTCCAAGCATTTGAAGATACTGGAGGTTACGGGGCTTGTAGTGAGGGAAAAGAAAGGTCTCTGGGCGAACTACTCGCTGAGCGACGGCAGCCGCAGCCCCTATGCGGCTTCTCTCTTGGGGAACCTTCGGCACTGGCTCGAGGACGACCCGAAGATCATAGATCTCTTTGCCCGGAGTGAAGGTCTCTGCCGGTCAGAGCTGTGTCGTATCCGCGAGTGA